A DNA window from Parabacteroides johnsonii DSM 18315 contains the following coding sequences:
- a CDS encoding exonuclease SbcCD subunit D codes for MSLKIIHTADWHLGQTFFGYDRDDEHEAFLSWLTDLLVQRQTDVLLIAGDVFDVANPSAAAQRRFFRFLREANRRNPHLQIVVIAGNHDSAARLEAPIPLLEELNTSIVGIVPRTDLCKIDFDSLLIPLYNKEGKREALCLAVPYLRQGDYPASEERKDTYVEGVTRMYRGLYDYADSQRQPGEVLLAMGHLHATGAELSEDDRSERTIMGGLESISVEAFNEDLAYTALGHIHKAQRVGGREHVRYAGSPLPMSFSEQHYHHQVVAFTLKNGCLSDLEAVPIPLRTALHRIPAEPALPAEVLLQLSDLPLAEEGADRSLWPYLEVQVLLTEPDPGFRHRVEEVLADKAVRLTSIIPSYPKKEGEEDSRPLSYTDLQKIAPLDMLRHTFTNRFGGDLPEELEKMFNDVIREVSL; via the coding sequence ATGTCATTGAAAATAATCCATACCGCCGACTGGCATCTCGGACAAACCTTTTTCGGGTATGACCGCGATGATGAGCATGAGGCATTTCTTTCGTGGTTGACTGACCTGTTGGTGCAACGGCAGACCGATGTCCTGCTGATTGCAGGCGATGTCTTCGATGTTGCCAATCCATCAGCAGCCGCCCAACGTCGTTTTTTCCGGTTTTTGCGGGAAGCGAATCGGCGTAATCCTCATTTGCAGATCGTGGTTATCGCAGGCAATCATGATTCGGCAGCTCGTTTGGAGGCGCCGATACCTTTGTTGGAAGAACTGAATACGTCGATTGTCGGGATTGTCCCGCGAACGGACCTGTGCAAGATCGATTTCGATTCACTTCTGATCCCCTTATATAATAAGGAGGGGAAACGGGAGGCACTTTGCTTGGCTGTTCCCTATCTTCGCCAGGGAGATTACCCCGCTTCGGAGGAAAGGAAAGATACTTATGTGGAAGGGGTTACCCGAATGTACCGCGGGCTCTATGACTATGCCGATAGTCAGAGGCAGCCGGGCGAGGTACTCCTTGCGATGGGACACCTGCATGCGACCGGTGCCGAACTGTCGGAAGATGACCGGAGCGAACGGACTATCATGGGAGGGCTTGAATCGATATCGGTAGAAGCCTTTAACGAGGACTTGGCCTATACGGCTCTCGGGCATATCCACAAGGCACAACGGGTAGGAGGGCGTGAGCATGTACGCTATGCAGGTAGTCCGCTTCCGATGTCTTTCTCTGAACAGCATTATCACCATCAGGTTGTTGCCTTTACCCTCAAAAACGGATGCCTGTCGGATCTCGAAGCAGTGCCCATCCCACTCCGGACCGCCCTGCATCGGATTCCGGCGGAACCGGCATTGCCTGCCGAAGTCCTTTTGCAGCTTTCTGACCTGCCGTTGGCGGAAGAGGGAGCCGACCGCAGCCTATGGCCTTATCTGGAAGTACAGGTGCTGCTGACGGAGCCAGACCCGGGTTTCCGGCATCGGGTAGAGGAGGTGCTGGCGGATAAGGCTGTACGCCTGACTTCTATCATCCCTTCTTATCCGAAAAAGGAGGGAGAGGAAGATTCTCGTCCTTTGTCTTATACGGATTTGCAAAAGATCGCTCCGCTGGATATGCTTCGCCATACTTTTACGAACCGTTTCGGGGGAGATTTGCCGGAAGAGTTGGAGAAGATGTTTAACGATGTAATACGGGAGGTTTCCCTATGA
- a CDS encoding DUF2442 domain-containing protein: MEEDIDLIRVTNVDYVEGYTMDLEFSNGKTKRIDFLPLLNGKIFEPLKDMKNFIQFGLTHWTIEWFNGADFAPDYLYKQGIEI; the protein is encoded by the coding sequence ATGGAAGAAGATATAGATTTGATAAGAGTGACGAATGTAGATTATGTAGAAGGCTATACGATGGATTTGGAGTTCAGCAACGGGAAAACCAAAAGGATAGATTTCCTGCCTTTGCTCAACGGGAAAATATTTGAGCCTTTGAAAGACATGAAGAATTTCATCCAGTTTGGGCTGACGCATTGGACGATCGAATGGTTCAACGGTGCTGACTTCGCTCCCGATTATTTGTATAAGCAGGGAATTGAGATATAA
- a CDS encoding DUF4160 domain-containing protein, which yields MPEICRFFGIIIAMFADDHNPPHFHIRYGDYQAIVTIEKGVVKGEIPSSVLKQVFRWMELHKEELMMNWVRLQNGEEVHKINPLI from the coding sequence ATGCCAGAAATATGTCGTTTTTTTGGAATCATCATAGCAATGTTTGCCGATGACCATAACCCTCCGCATTTCCATATCCGATATGGAGATTATCAGGCTATAGTGACGATTGAAAAAGGAGTGGTGAAAGGAGAAATTCCCAGTAGTGTCTTAAAGCAGGTTTTTCGTTGGATGGAATTGCATAAGGAAGAGTTGATGATGAATTGGGTGCGCTTGCAAAACGGCGAAGAAGTTCATAAAATAAATCCTTTAATATAA
- a CDS encoding leucine-rich repeat protein yields the protein MKKTLQVILLVLLACLGSINEVRSELLDPELKMQHPEIKYLNFGFDYDLTLQGVKAEISCEDGVLRWIFTIPDLIQTKSLASLSFTCEGDNIPISVNKLYRKQQGDVYKYDIQLVYDGIDLGLKDIKGVSKIVIKQESNDTYRSATSEFQINFDQTHKFAVQIVPWNAQEGSVHCYDVNNKYYMLQGSIGYFLDSNYGEGSQFKFTFSSKQGFHIKDVKVNGISQGSINYYVTEYSQQKNFLIEVIWEKDSDDPYIEVLYKEERGTIMVNDVEVKNGQKVSIEKGCSVSVRVVPKDGSCRGWVKLTPQREISTMTMAGSRTDPVIYKFDDFVENMTFDYLFYQLYDANIKVSDGGAYDSHNWVKIDGNWVYPDPSDLQTVILRRMTGIEMEFSNQEGYYLKRVLIDGADKITEISENKLVLSDPPSDIKVEYAKTLSVSVSYNEGGAVMVNDKSVTSGNSVAVDASTDVKVMITPNNGYHIKQVKLGTTDVTDLVRDNLLTISSISENSNVTVIFEKDAPVIYSVKVTCSNGGSVKVNGQSVTSGNSISVNALSDVKVTIIPDKGYHLKSMKLGSTDVTNQIQDNVFTISAVSANEEITVTFEKDLYAVKVTYSAGGTVRLNDRSVTSGSPISVDALTDVKISIIPNAGYHLKQVKIGAVDDVTDQVNNNVLTIPAILENKEVTVVFEKNAATSFTFRVNASEGGKVKVDGKTVENGSSVTVPVTGTKLEFLPDNKYRVAKVLLGSKDITDEIVDNVYNVTSVSSNMSLSVTFEKIPTYKLNINMTGGTGSIKIGDKTVTQSDLISNLQEGTMLSLNFLPDNYYEVKRVILGGSDISSQIRNGYYEIQSIESDLTLSVEYQRKSYTLTLSTIQGIEKIYVNQKEYKDVTQIELLSGEATISVYSNELYYIGQVLLSGKVIYDDNNNATSAHTGNLKIDMNGNKDLTVVLTLREKRQLSVKVTKAGTLNSLLSENDKLLVTHLIVEGDIDQRDFEVMNQMGSLLELDLKNTTVVKYGIHSANTIPDKAFNCNQKIQSMYLPKSIEAIGNQSFYGSVISTFPSLNIEIYEYKYLKKIGEEAFKNCSHLINGPRLMSVELIEKGAFENCSNMYGVGILQKVKEIKNSAFKNCVKCSIQFTSGSNIACLEKVGDYAFENMKAVYFDDVENLSYIGYQALKGCQNTSFNFSDCLSLTELPSFENCSNMQSIVFPPKVKRVYSNSFIGCSSLQSVHMAGDISIIEEYAFKDCPAIDYVYLSSEEVPQVSLNSFCNSVYQSARLFVPVNRLQFYKEDAVWGKFKNIRTHGIVTNYVIEILLSEGGTVGTRQDEEDWVYCYYGYMKRTESSRIYFHVRPERGFIIESVILNDADITNTLDENNQFVLPYLMENVYLSVKFKKESDPTSIDQLPNTTKRVYRSAPRRLALSGFEAGVPVYVYDGNGRLVVLKTIRDSVEVVDVPSDGLYFVRIGKESFKVIL from the coding sequence ATGAAAAAAACGTTACAGGTCATATTGCTCGTTTTATTAGCTTGTTTGGGTAGTATAAATGAAGTGAGGAGTGAATTGCTTGATCCAGAATTAAAGATGCAACATCCCGAAATCAAATATCTTAATTTTGGCTTTGATTATGATTTAACGTTGCAGGGAGTCAAAGCTGAAATCTCTTGCGAAGACGGAGTTTTGCGCTGGATATTTACTATTCCTGATCTTATCCAGACAAAATCTCTTGCATCTTTAAGTTTTACTTGTGAGGGAGACAATATTCCCATTTCTGTAAATAAACTCTATAGGAAACAACAGGGAGATGTGTATAAATATGATATCCAGTTAGTTTATGATGGTATCGACTTGGGGTTGAAGGATATTAAAGGTGTCTCTAAGATAGTAATAAAACAAGAAAGCAATGACACTTACCGATCTGCGACATCGGAATTTCAAATAAATTTTGATCAAACACACAAATTTGCTGTTCAAATTGTTCCTTGGAATGCTCAAGAGGGAAGTGTACATTGTTATGATGTGAACAATAAATATTATATGTTACAAGGTTCAATTGGATATTTTTTGGATAGTAACTATGGGGAAGGATCTCAATTTAAATTTACTTTTTCGTCTAAACAGGGTTTCCATATTAAAGATGTTAAAGTTAATGGAATTAGTCAAGGATCTATAAATTATTATGTTACAGAATATAGCCAACAGAAGAATTTTTTGATTGAAGTTATTTGGGAGAAAGATTCCGACGATCCTTATATAGAGGTTTTATACAAAGAGGAGAGAGGAACAATAATGGTCAATGATGTGGAAGTAAAGAATGGGCAGAAAGTATCTATAGAGAAAGGTTGTTCTGTTTCTGTTAGAGTTGTACCTAAAGATGGCAGTTGTCGTGGTTGGGTAAAACTTACTCCACAAAGAGAAATTTCAACCATGACAATGGCTGGTAGTAGAACTGATCCTGTTATTTATAAGTTTGATGATTTTGTTGAAAATATGACTTTCGATTATTTGTTTTATCAACTTTACGATGCCAATATAAAAGTTAGTGATGGAGGAGCTTATGATAGTCATAATTGGGTGAAAATTGATGGGAATTGGGTATATCCGGATCCATCGGACCTGCAGACGGTGATTCTTCGTCGTATGACAGGTATTGAAATGGAGTTCTCAAATCAGGAAGGATATTATTTGAAACGGGTTTTGATTGATGGTGCCGATAAGATTACTGAGATTAGTGAGAACAAATTAGTCCTATCTGATCCTCCGAGTGATATTAAAGTTGAATATGCTAAAACTCTTTCTGTTTCGGTTTCTTATAATGAAGGTGGAGCGGTAATGGTGAATGACAAGTCTGTCACATCTGGAAATTCTGTAGCTGTGGATGCTTCAACGGATGTGAAAGTTATGATAACCCCAAATAATGGTTATCACATTAAGCAAGTAAAATTAGGTACAACGGATGTGACTGATCTGGTTCGTGATAACCTATTGACTATTTCTTCTATTTCGGAAAATTCGAATGTGACAGTCATATTTGAAAAGGATGCTCCCGTAATTTATTCAGTAAAGGTTACTTGTTCAAATGGTGGGAGTGTAAAGGTAAACGGCCAATCTGTTACATCCGGAAATTCAATATCCGTGAATGCTTTATCTGATGTCAAAGTGACGATAATACCGGATAAAGGTTATCACTTGAAGTCAATGAAATTGGGAAGTACAGATGTGACAAATCAGATTCAAGATAATGTTTTTACGATTTCTGCTGTTTCTGCGAATGAAGAGATAACGGTTACGTTTGAAAAAGACCTTTATGCAGTAAAGGTGACTTATTCAGCAGGAGGAACTGTGAGATTGAATGATCGGTCTGTTACATCTGGAAGTCCAATATCTGTGGATGCTTTGACTGATGTCAAAATTTCAATAATACCGAATGCTGGTTATCATCTTAAACAAGTAAAAATTGGGGCTGTAGATGATGTTACTGATCAGGTAAATAATAATGTATTGACTATTCCTGCTATTTTAGAAAATAAGGAAGTGACAGTTGTATTTGAAAAGAATGCGGCTACCAGTTTTACTTTTCGAGTTAATGCTTCAGAAGGTGGAAAAGTTAAAGTTGATGGTAAAACAGTAGAAAATGGAAGTTCGGTGACTGTTCCGGTTACAGGAACGAAACTGGAGTTTTTGCCGGATAATAAATATCGTGTGGCTAAAGTACTGCTTGGCTCGAAAGATATAACCGACGAAATAGTTGACAATGTATATAATGTTACTTCTGTCTCTTCCAATATGTCGCTTTCTGTGACGTTTGAAAAGATCCCTACATACAAGTTGAATATAAATATGACAGGAGGAACTGGTAGTATAAAGATTGGGGATAAAACAGTAACGCAGTCAGATTTAATATCAAATTTGCAGGAAGGAACAATGCTTAGTCTCAATTTTTTGCCGGATAATTATTATGAAGTAAAAAGAGTAATTCTTGGAGGAAGTGACATTTCCTCACAAATAAGGAATGGGTATTATGAAATCCAATCCATAGAATCTGATTTGACATTATCAGTAGAATATCAAAGGAAGTCTTATACTTTGACATTGAGTACAATTCAAGGTATTGAAAAAATATATGTGAATCAAAAGGAGTATAAGGATGTCACTCAAATCGAGTTGCTTTCTGGAGAGGCTACAATTTCTGTTTATTCGAATGAACTATATTACATTGGGCAAGTCCTTTTAAGTGGTAAAGTAATTTATGATGATAATAATAATGCCACATCTGCTCATACAGGAAACTTAAAGATAGATATGAATGGGAATAAAGATTTGACTGTTGTTCTGACCTTACGCGAAAAAAGGCAGTTATCGGTAAAGGTAACAAAAGCAGGGACTTTGAATTCATTGTTATCAGAAAATGACAAGCTGTTAGTAACACACCTTATAGTTGAGGGTGATATAGATCAGCGGGATTTTGAAGTTATGAATCAAATGGGATCGCTTTTGGAATTGGATTTAAAGAATACGACTGTCGTAAAATATGGCATTCATTCGGCAAATACAATACCGGATAAGGCTTTTAATTGTAATCAGAAAATTCAATCCATGTATTTGCCAAAGTCAATAGAAGCAATTGGAAATCAGTCTTTTTATGGTTCTGTTATTTCGACATTCCCATCTCTTAATATAGAAATATATGAATATAAATATTTGAAAAAAATTGGAGAAGAGGCTTTTAAAAATTGTAGTCATCTAATTAATGGACCGAGACTTATGTCTGTAGAGCTGATTGAAAAAGGTGCTTTTGAAAATTGTTCAAATATGTATGGAGTCGGAATTTTGCAGAAAGTAAAAGAGATAAAAAATTCTGCTTTTAAAAACTGTGTCAAATGTAGTATACAGTTTACTTCAGGGTCTAATATCGCATGTTTGGAAAAAGTGGGGGATTATGCTTTTGAAAATATGAAAGCTGTTTATTTTGATGATGTCGAGAATTTATCTTATATTGGGTATCAAGCGTTGAAAGGTTGCCAAAATACGTCTTTTAATTTTAGTGATTGCCTAAGTTTGACTGAATTACCCAGTTTTGAAAACTGTTCGAATATGCAATCTATTGTATTCCCTCCTAAAGTTAAGCGAGTTTACTCAAATTCTTTTATTGGATGTAGTTCTCTGCAATCGGTACACATGGCAGGGGATATTTCAATAATAGAAGAGTATGCTTTTAAAGATTGTCCTGCTATAGATTATGTGTATTTGTCCTCAGAAGAGGTTCCACAGGTGTCGTTAAATAGTTTTTGCAATTCTGTTTATCAGTCTGCAAGGTTGTTTGTACCTGTAAACCGTTTGCAATTTTATAAAGAGGATGCCGTTTGGGGCAAATTTAAAAATATACGAACTCATGGAATTGTAACTAACTATGTAATCGAAATATTATTGTCGGAAGGAGGTACTGTCGGAACTCGACAAGACGAAGAAGATTGGGTGTATTGTTATTATGGTTATATGAAAAGGACGGAATCTTCTCGTATATATTTTCATGTCCGACCGGAACGGGGTTTTATAATAGAATCCGTTATTTTGAATGATGCAGATATAACAAATACATTGGATGAAAATAATCAGTTTGTACTTCCTTATTTAATGGAAAATGTTTATTTGTCTGTCAAATTCAAAAAAGAATCTGATCCCACCAGCATCGACCAACTGCCAAACACCACCAAACGCGTTTACCGTTCCGCCCCCAGACGCTTGGCTCTATCCGGTTTTGAAGCCGGTGTTCCGGTGTATGTCTATGATGGCAACGGGCGGCTTGTCGTTTTGAAAACGATCCGGGATAGTGTGGAGGTTGTGGATGTGCCTTCCGATGGACTTTACTTCGTTCGCATAGGAAAGGAATCGTTTAAGGTGATTTTGTAA
- a CDS encoding helix-turn-helix domain-containing protein encodes MNKITKEQYEFALARVEELLPLVNDNIPTNDKNAVELTVMSDIVIAYEKEHFPIKKPTIAELIELSLEEKGMSQKQLAGEIGISPSRVNDFVSGRSEPTLKIARLLCQILNIPPAAMLGF; translated from the coding sequence ATGAATAAAATAACAAAAGAACAATATGAATTTGCGTTGGCAAGAGTGGAAGAACTTCTGCCTTTGGTCAATGACAATATTCCTACAAACGATAAGAATGCAGTGGAGCTCACCGTCATGTCCGATATAGTAATCGCATACGAGAAGGAACACTTCCCTATAAAAAAACCAACAATCGCTGAACTGATCGAGCTTTCCCTTGAAGAAAAAGGGATGAGCCAAAAACAGCTTGCCGGGGAGATCGGAATAAGCCCTTCACGAGTGAATGATTTTGTTTCCGGACGTTCAGAACCGACTTTAAAGATAGCGAGATTGCTTTGCCAAATATTGAACATACCTCCTGCTGCCATGTTAGGCTTTTGA
- a CDS encoding putative transporter, with protein MNWLQEAFLEPTMVQAVIIISLVSALGLYLGRIKIFGISLGITFVFFAGILAGHLGIVVNKDMLYFAQSFGLILFVYALGLQVGPGFFSSLKKGGVAMNMMGLGVILLGLVMTVGLHWTTGISLSNMVGLLCGAVTNTPALGAAQQALLQIDPTNTKGVTDMALACAVAYPLGVVGVILAIIILKALFTDKKQKDQKEQRDMTTYVAEFHVSNPAIYEKSIKDVMKLTEKHFVISRVWRNGKVSIPTSDTLLHEHDHLLIISVKSDVENIKVLFGEQENVDWNKADIDWNAIDSQLISRRIAVTRNRVNGVKLGSLRLRNLYGINITRVNRAGIDLLASPDLRLQIGDRLTIVGEANSVNTVGKILGDEIKRLNNPNLLAVFIGISLGMLLGALPITLPGMSTPVKLGIAGGPIIVGILMGAFGPRFHLTTYTTMSANLMLRQLGIIIYLAGLGIDSGAHFFETVFRTEGLLWIGLGFLLTIVPVLIVGFIASQFFKLDYAHNVGMLCGSMANPMALNYANTTVDGDEPSVSYATVYPLSMFIRVISAQLVLMLFT; from the coding sequence ATGAATTGGTTACAAGAGGCTTTTTTAGAGCCTACTATGGTTCAAGCAGTTATCATTATTTCGCTGGTCTCTGCACTCGGATTATATTTGGGGCGGATCAAGATATTCGGCATATCACTGGGTATCACATTCGTATTTTTTGCCGGTATCTTAGCGGGACACTTAGGGATCGTCGTGAATAAGGATATGCTTTATTTTGCGCAAAGTTTCGGCCTGATTCTTTTCGTTTATGCATTAGGATTACAGGTTGGCCCCGGTTTTTTCTCTTCACTGAAAAAAGGAGGTGTAGCTATGAATATGATGGGGTTGGGCGTGATCCTGCTCGGTCTGGTTATGACGGTCGGGTTGCACTGGACAACAGGAATTTCCCTTTCCAATATGGTCGGTTTACTTTGCGGGGCCGTTACCAACACACCTGCTTTGGGAGCCGCTCAACAAGCTTTGTTACAGATAGATCCAACCAACACCAAAGGGGTGACAGACATGGCTTTAGCATGTGCCGTCGCTTATCCGCTCGGTGTAGTGGGCGTGATCTTGGCGATTATCATACTGAAAGCTCTGTTTACCGACAAGAAACAGAAAGACCAAAAAGAACAACGCGACATGACTACCTATGTCGCCGAGTTCCACGTAAGCAATCCGGCGATCTACGAGAAGAGCATCAAGGACGTGATGAAGCTGACGGAAAAGCATTTCGTTATCTCACGCGTATGGAGAAACGGGAAAGTGAGCATCCCTACTTCGGACACCTTGCTTCATGAGCATGATCACCTTTTGATTATCTCTGTCAAATCGGATGTCGAAAATATTAAAGTCCTCTTCGGCGAGCAAGAGAATGTGGACTGGAACAAAGCAGATATCGATTGGAATGCCATCGACAGCCAACTGATCTCGCGCCGCATCGCGGTGACACGCAACCGGGTGAACGGGGTAAAATTAGGTTCTCTCCGTCTCCGTAACCTCTACGGTATCAATATTACGCGCGTGAATCGTGCCGGTATAGACCTGTTGGCCTCTCCTGACCTGCGCCTGCAAATCGGCGACCGGCTGACAATCGTGGGAGAAGCGAATTCGGTAAACACAGTCGGAAAGATTTTAGGAGACGAAATCAAACGGTTGAACAATCCAAACCTCTTGGCTGTCTTTATCGGCATCTCATTGGGGATGCTGTTGGGGGCATTACCGATCACACTGCCGGGAATGAGCACACCGGTCAAATTGGGGATTGCCGGAGGTCCGATCATCGTCGGAATCCTGATGGGTGCATTCGGTCCGCGTTTCCACCTGACAACCTACACAACGATGAGTGCCAACCTGATGCTCCGTCAATTGGGGATCATTATTTATCTGGCGGGATTGGGAATCGATTCGGGTGCACATTTCTTCGAAACAGTTTTCCGGACAGAAGGATTGCTTTGGATCGGACTTGGGTTCCTGCTGACGATCGTTCCGGTGCTGATTGTTGGTTTCATCGCTTCGCAATTCTTCAAACTCGACTATGCACACAACGTGGGGATGCTCTGCGGAAGTATGGCAAACCCGATGGCATTAAACTATGCCAACACGACTGTCGATGGCGACGAGCCTTCCGTTTCTTATGCCACTGTTTATCCGCTCTCGATGTTTATCCGTGTGATTTCGGCTCAGTTGGTACTAATGTTATTCACCTGA
- a CDS encoding class I SAM-dependent methyltransferase, giving the protein MELTTAHIQFIKEHAADDLARLLLSAAKYPGMDIPFLVDQIAARRQIREKLPSWYENGQLIFPAKIAAEQCSSEQTAAYKQELIGESWTVCDLTGGLGIDSYFLSLKAKHLTYIERFPAYCEAAKHNFSVLGANNITVVNADTAQAVDTLPEVDAFYIDPARRGESNKRVFALQDCEPDLPGLLPELLKRSPCLIAKLSPMADIQMTLELLPGTTSVHVLSVRNECKELLFVTEREADGREPSIRCINFGPDGMQSFSFTLEEERNAVLVPVSQVGAYLYEPNTSVLKAGAFKQVAVRTGVKKLQVSSHLYTSDQLLPDFPGRRFRVDEVLPFAGKLCKGLSKTIPQANITVRNFPLSVEDLRKRTKIADGGHVYLFATTLADGEKVLVRCSKA; this is encoded by the coding sequence ATGGAATTGACAACTGCACACATACAATTCATCAAAGAACATGCCGCAGACGACTTGGCCCGCTTGCTGCTTTCTGCCGCCAAATATCCCGGAATGGATATTCCCTTTTTGGTCGATCAGATTGCGGCCAGGAGACAGATTCGGGAAAAATTGCCGTCGTGGTATGAGAACGGACAATTAATTTTTCCGGCTAAGATTGCTGCGGAGCAATGTTCTTCCGAACAGACGGCTGCTTATAAGCAGGAGCTGATTGGTGAAAGTTGGACAGTTTGCGACCTGACAGGAGGACTGGGGATCGATAGCTATTTCCTTTCCCTCAAGGCGAAACATTTGACTTATATAGAACGTTTTCCTGCTTATTGTGAAGCTGCGAAACACAACTTCTCCGTCTTGGGTGCCAACAACATAACGGTTGTAAATGCTGATACCGCCCAAGCCGTCGATACCCTTCCGGAGGTCGATGCTTTTTATATCGACCCTGCACGCCGGGGAGAATCCAACAAGCGGGTTTTCGCTTTGCAAGATTGCGAACCCGATCTGCCCGGACTGTTACCGGAGCTTCTGAAACGCTCTCCATGCCTCATCGCAAAGCTCTCGCCGATGGCGGATATACAAATGACTTTGGAACTGTTGCCGGGGACGACATCCGTGCATGTCCTTTCTGTTAGGAATGAATGCAAGGAACTGCTTTTCGTGACGGAGCGTGAGGCGGATGGCAGGGAACCGTCGATCCGGTGCATTAATTTCGGACCGGACGGAATGCAATCTTTCTCTTTTACATTAGAAGAGGAACGTAATGCTGTATTGGTTCCGGTCAGTCAGGTCGGTGCTTATTTATATGAACCGAATACTTCGGTTTTAAAAGCCGGTGCATTCAAGCAGGTAGCTGTCCGGACGGGAGTAAAGAAGTTGCAAGTGAGTAGCCATCTATATACATCTGACCAATTGTTGCCCGACTTTCCCGGCCGCAGATTCCGGGTGGACGAAGTGCTGCCTTTTGCTGGAAAACTGTGTAAAGGACTTTCAAAAACAATCCCTCAGGCAAATATAACCGTGCGCAATTTCCCTCTTTCCGTAGAAGATTTGCGCAAGCGGACGAAGATTGCCGATGGTGGGCACGTCTATCTCTTTGCAACCACTCTGGCAGATGGAGAAAAGGTGTTGGTCAGATGCTCCAAAGCCTGA